The Mustela lutreola isolate mMusLut2 chromosome 3, mMusLut2.pri, whole genome shotgun sequence genome includes a region encoding these proteins:
- the ASNSD1 gene encoding asparagine synthetase domain-containing protein 1 isoform X4, producing the protein MYLPPPPAAHPSSPPSPRSSPPRFHSSRLPLEGARDAQSTGFPDVRRPREPFCAGSTRGPSGNLSNRTAGITCSPSICAHAHNPCTLHRIAQPLSLRLMGGGGAPGVRTRGGRGLAGADAGAGRAARVPRAVEMPSGGWRPEDGAGLRKDDLGSRIKEQKIVVDELSNLKKNRIYWMN; encoded by the exons ATGTATCTTCCACCCCCGCCCGCGGCGCATCCTTCCTCGCCCCCGTCCCCGCGGTCCTCTCCGCCCCGCTTCCATTCCTCCCGCTTACCACTGGAGGGCGCACGGGACGCACAGTCCACCGGGTTCCCGGACGTGCGGAGGCCGCGGGAGCCTTTCTGCGCTGGCTCCACTAGGGGACCCTCCGGAAACCTCTCGAACCGCACAGCCGGGATCACGTGCTCCCCGAGCATCTGTGCGCACGCGCACAACCCCTGCACGCTCCATCGGATTGCGCAGCCGCTGTCGCTGAGGCTgatgggagggggcggggccccgGGAGTGCGCACGCGCGGAGGCCGAGGCCTGGCGGGAGCGGACGCCGGTGCGGGCCGGGCGGCCCGCGTTCCCCGCGCCGTGGAGATGCCCAGCGGCGGGTGGCGGCCGGAGGACGGCGCGGGGCTGCGCAAGGACGACCTCGGCAGCAGG attaaagaacaaaaaattgtGGTGGATGAACTTTCTAACCTGAAGAAGAACAGG ATATATTGGATGAACTGA
- the ASNSD1 gene encoding asparagine synthetase domain-containing protein 1 isoform X3, with product MYLPPPPAAHPSSPPSPRSSPPRFHSSRLPLEGARDAQSTGFPDVRRPREPFCAGSTRGPSGNLSNRTAGITCSPSICAHAHNPCTLHRIAQPLSLRLMGGGGAPGVRTRGGRGLAGADAGAGRAARVPRAVEMPSGGWRPEDGAGLRKDDLGSRIKEQKIVVDELSNLKKNRVSYEDNSELKYIGSNRTATYSFLQTEQKCFLKAKIYWMN from the exons ATGTATCTTCCACCCCCGCCCGCGGCGCATCCTTCCTCGCCCCCGTCCCCGCGGTCCTCTCCGCCCCGCTTCCATTCCTCCCGCTTACCACTGGAGGGCGCACGGGACGCACAGTCCACCGGGTTCCCGGACGTGCGGAGGCCGCGGGAGCCTTTCTGCGCTGGCTCCACTAGGGGACCCTCCGGAAACCTCTCGAACCGCACAGCCGGGATCACGTGCTCCCCGAGCATCTGTGCGCACGCGCACAACCCCTGCACGCTCCATCGGATTGCGCAGCCGCTGTCGCTGAGGCTgatgggagggggcggggccccgGGAGTGCGCACGCGCGGAGGCCGAGGCCTGGCGGGAGCGGACGCCGGTGCGGGCCGGGCGGCCCGCGTTCCCCGCGCCGTGGAGATGCCCAGCGGCGGGTGGCGGCCGGAGGACGGCGCGGGGCTGCGCAAGGACGACCTCGGCAGCAGG attaaagaacaaaaaattgtGGTGGATGAACTTTCTAACCTGAAGAAGAACAGGGTGAGTTATGAGGATAATTCTGAATT AAAGTATATAGGCAGCAACAGAACAGCAACATATTCTTTCTTGCAGACCGAACAGAAATGCTTTCTGAAAGCAAAA ATATATTGGATGAACTGA
- the ASNSD1 gene encoding asparagine synthetase domain-containing protein 1 isoform X2 — MYLPPPPAAHPSSPPSPRSSPPRFHSSRLPLEGARDAQSTGFPDVRRPREPFCAGSTRGPSGNLSNRTAGITCSPSICAHAHNPCTLHRIAQPLSLRLMGGGGAPGVRTRGGRGLAGADAGAGRAARVPRAVEMPSGGWRPEDGAGLRKDDLGSRIKEQKIVVDELSNLKKNRKVYRQQQNSNIFFLADRTEMLSESKNILDELKKEYQELENSEKTKIKKEST; from the exons ATGTATCTTCCACCCCCGCCCGCGGCGCATCCTTCCTCGCCCCCGTCCCCGCGGTCCTCTCCGCCCCGCTTCCATTCCTCCCGCTTACCACTGGAGGGCGCACGGGACGCACAGTCCACCGGGTTCCCGGACGTGCGGAGGCCGCGGGAGCCTTTCTGCGCTGGCTCCACTAGGGGACCCTCCGGAAACCTCTCGAACCGCACAGCCGGGATCACGTGCTCCCCGAGCATCTGTGCGCACGCGCACAACCCCTGCACGCTCCATCGGATTGCGCAGCCGCTGTCGCTGAGGCTgatgggagggggcggggccccgGGAGTGCGCACGCGCGGAGGCCGAGGCCTGGCGGGAGCGGACGCCGGTGCGGGCCGGGCGGCCCGCGTTCCCCGCGCCGTGGAGATGCCCAGCGGCGGGTGGCGGCCGGAGGACGGCGCGGGGCTGCGCAAGGACGACCTCGGCAGCAGG attaaagaacaaaaaattgtGGTGGATGAACTTTCTAACCTGAAGAAGAACAGG AAAGTATATAGGCAGCAACAGAACAGCAACATATTCTTTCTTGCAGACCGAACAGAAATGCTTTCTGAAAGCAAAA ATATATTGGATGAACTGAAAAAAGAATATCAAGAATTAGAAAACTCAGAGAAGACCAAAATCAAGAAAGAGTCAACTTGA
- the ASNSD1 gene encoding asparagine synthetase domain-containing protein 1 isoform X1 has protein sequence MCGICCSVSFSVEHFSKDLKEDLLYNLSQRGPSSSKQLLKSSVSYQCVFSGHVLHLRGVLTAQPVEGERDDVFLWNGEVFSGIKVEAEENDTQIMFNYLSSCKNESDILSLFSEVQGPWSFMYYQASSHHLWFGRDFFGRRSLLWHFSNLDKSFCLSSVGPQTSGGASQWQEVPASGIFRIDLKSASMSKSVVLKLYPWQSVSGENVIKECVNSLIQVSADLPTFVSVVANEAGLHLKEPVVPLNRTLPQAPLEIPRGTVSVPPTRETLQMFLTDRHTKEVVQQFLEVLSLAVQRRVSCLPRDANLTPSAALEMGTRRANVAVLFSGGVDSMVLAALADLHIPLDEPIDLLNVAFATKEKTVLAGFNQKRKNQKSHYETPSKESSGDNATGSGDRGVDRQFDVPDRVTGRAGLKELQAANPSRIWNFVEINVSLEELQELRRARIRHLVQPLDTVLDDSIGCAVWFAARGAGWLAAHGDMGSYQSSAKVVLSGIGADEQLAGYSRHRVRFHTHGMEGLIQEIEMELGRISSRNLGRDDRVIGDHGKEARFPFLDENVVSFLNSLPVWEKADLTLPRGIGEKLILRLAAVELGLTTSALLPKRAMQFGSRIAKMEKNHEKASDKCERLQVVSLENLSSEKEIKA, from the exons ATGTGTGGCATTTGTTGTTCTGTGAGCTTTTCTGTTGAGCATTTCAGCAAAGATTTGAAAGAGGATTTACTGTATAATCTTAGCCAGCGGGGACCCAGTAGTAGTAAACAGTTGTTAAAGTCCAGTGTTAGCTACCAGTGTGTGTTTTCTGGGCATGTCCTTCACTTAAGAGGTGTTTTGACTGCCCAGCCTGTGGAAGGTGAACGGGACGATGTTTTCCTGTGGAATGGAGAAGTGTTCAGTGGCATAAAGGTTGAAGCTGAAGAGAATGATACTCAAATAATGTTTAATTACCTTTCCTCCTGTAAGAATGAATCTGATATTTTGTCACTCTTCTCAGAAGTCCAAGGTCCTTGGTCTTTTATGTATTACCAAGCGTCTAGTCATCATTTGTGGTTTGGTAGAGACTTTTTTGGTCGCCGTAGCCTGCTTTGGCATTTTAGTAACTTGGACAAGAGTTTCTGCCTCTCTTCAGTCGGCCCGCAGACATCCGGAGGGGCCAGTCAGTGGCAAGAAGTTCCAGCATCTGGAATTTTCAGAATTGATCTCAAATCTGCTTCCATGTCCAAATCTGTGGTTTTAAAATTGTACCCTTGGCAATCTGTTTCTGGGGAGAATGTTATCAAGGAGTGTGTTAATAGCCTAATTCAGGTTTCAGCAGACTTGCCAACATTTGTATCAGTGGTAGCAAATGAAGCTGGACTACATCTGAAAGAACCTGTTGTTCCTTTAAATAGGACGTTGCCTCAAGCTCCCCTCGAGATACCCCGAGGAACCGTCAGTGTCCCTCCCACAAGGGAAACGCTTCAGATGTTTCTTACTGACAGACACACAAAGGAAGTCGTTCAGCAGTTCCTTGAGGTCCTGAGTCTTGCAGTGCAGAGGCGTGTCTCGTGCTTACCCAGGGATGCAAACCTGACCCCCAGTGCGGCTTTGGAAATGGGCACCAGGAGAGCAAACGTCGCGGTCCTGTTTTCGGGGGGCGTCGATTCCATGGTTCTTGCAGCCCTCGCAGACCTCCACATACCCCTGGATGAACCCATTGATCTTCTTAACGTGGCTTTCGCGACTAAAGAGAAGACCGTATTAGCTGGTTTTaaccaaaagaggaaaaaccaGAAAAGTCATTATGAAACACCTTCCAAGGAATCCTCTGGAGATAATGCCACTGGCAGCGGGGACAGGGGCGTTGACAGACAATTCGATGTGCCAGATCGAGTCACAGGAAGAGCGGGATTAAAGGAGCTACAAGCCGCCAACCCTTCCCGGATTTGGAATTTCGTTGAAATTAATGTTTCTCTGGAGGAACTGCAAGAGTTAAGACGAGCTCGAATACGCCACTTGGTTCAGCCCTTGGATACAGTGTTGGATGACAGCATTGGCTGCGCAGTCTGGTTTGCTGCGAGAGGAGCTGGTTGGTTAGCGGCCCACGGCGACATGGGATCCTATCAGAGCAGTGCGAAG GTGGTTCTTTCTGGAATTGGTGCTGACGAGCAGCTTGCGGGTTATTCTCGCCACCGTGTCCGCTTTCACACACACGGAATGGAAGGATTGATTCAGGAAATTGAGATGGAGCTGGGACGAATATCTTCTAGAAACCTTGGTCGTGATGACAGAGTTATTGGTGATCATGGAAAAGAAGCAAG atTTCCTTTTCTGGATGAAAATGTTGTCTCCTTTCTAAATTCCCTACCGGTTTGGGAAAAGGCAGACTTGACTTTGCCCCGTGGAATTGGTGAAAAACTAATTTTGCGTCTTGCAGCAGTGGAACTTGGCTTAACAACCTCTGCTCTTCTGCCAAAGCGGGCCATGCAGTTCGGATCAAGAAttgcaaaaatggaaaagaatcatGAAAAGGCATCTGATAAATGTGAAAGACTCCAAGTCGTTTCCTTAGAAAACCTTTCTAGTGAAAAGGAGATTAAAGCATAA